In candidate division WOR-3 bacterium, the sequence AACACCAGCGGCGTGATTGATACCGTTGGTGTGATCAATTGGGAAAACCCCGAGGATACCATTCAGCTGAAACTGATATGTCCTCAGTATTCAGACACATCTTCCTACACCTGGCATTATGAACAGAAAAACTATTATCAAATCGTCAGCCCGGGGTCCCGTCTTGATTCACTGCGTATTTACTATATCGCTTCCGGTGGTGAACATCGGGATCGACAGAATGACGTACCGTTCATCGAACTTCTGGGACTTGATCAGAGTCCAAAGGACGGATTGGTGGATGAGAACAGAGTATTCTTTTCAGGCAGAGGACTTCTGATATTTCCGAAGAGCGAGCCGTTCGCCGATTCGAGCGTTCTGGACGAGCCGGATCCTCAGATTTATAATGATCCGTATATGGTCGGTACAGGTAAATATTATATTTATGCAAAGACCACTGAAGCGAAACCTGTTTATACCTTACCCGAGAATGTGGAAAAGGTGTGGGTTTATGTCGATGAGGTACTCCAGGATTCAATCAAAGATTATCATGTGGATTATGAAAGCGGGAAACTCGAATTCAAAAAACCGATTCTTCCGACACAGAAGGTGAGGATTAAAGTGGAGTATTCTCCTTTTTTCTCGGCTGCGGAAAAGTCTTTGGTCGGCCTTCGGGGAAGTATGAGACCGTTCGGCGACGCCGCTCTCGGTTCTTCATTCTTCTATCGTACTGAATCCTATCCCGCTGAGCACGTCCGTTTGAGAGAAGAACCATTTAACAGGATGGTGTGGGAGGTCGATTTCAATTATCCTCAAAAGTTGCCTTTCATTACAAGATTGGTGGATCGGTTACCCCTTGTTGAGACCGAAACACCGTCGCAACTTAATATCAATTTCGAAGGAGCATACTCGTTTTCCAATCTTAATGCCAAAGGTGAAGTTTTTCTGGATGATTTGGAGTCCTCGACCATCATCAGTAATGACGTCTCCATAAACAGGTCTTCCTGGGTTTTGTGCTCCAAACCAGTAGGACGGGAGGATTCAAATTTTGTCAAGAAGAGGATTATCTGGTTCAACCCCAGAAATGAAGAGCGCCTTCAGGCAAGTGATATTTATGAAGAACCGCTTGATCCGAATGAGATCGCCGATGTTTTGAAGATTATTTTTACCCCGGACGATACCCTGTCTTTCGGTGGTTTGACCCAGTATATCTATGGTGAAAACTTCAGCGATGTAGAGAATCTGGAATTGATTATAAAAGGAAAGGGCGGTAGGATACATGTTGATTTTGCACAGGAGATCAGTGAGGACCAGTTACGCAGGGACAAAAACGGAGTACTTGTGGGTCTCGGCACCAAAGAGGATGAGGATAAGGATATGAACGGTGTCTGGACACAGAACGACGAGGATACCGGTCTGGACGGCGTATACGGCAATGACGATGACGACATCGCCGGAGACGACGGGAATGACGACTATGAAGATTACGGTTATTCAGGTACAATAAATGGAACCGAAGGAAATAAACTCTGGGATACCGAAGACATTGATCGGGACGGTGGTTTGAATTCCAAGAATGAATATTACAGTTATTCCATAGACCTCGACGATACCAGTTCCACCGGTTATTTAATCAAGGAATCCGGATTACGCGATGATTGGAAGATGTTTCGTGTTGCGATTAAGGACTCAACCTGGGACCTTGTGGTGGGACAGCCCGATTGGCATAACATCAAATATGTGAGGATCTGGTTTGACGGTTTTTCCTCCACTGAGACGCTTTTGATATATAAGATAAGTGCGACCGGCAGCAGATGGAAGAATTACGGCATCATCGGTGATAAGACAGGACCGGGACCGGATGAAGTCTTCACCCTGACCCCGGTGAATACCAAGACCCATACTTATTATAAATCCCCCTATCCGACCGAGACTGATGAATTCGGCCAGGCGAAGACCGAAGGAGGGCTTGAATTTCGACTGGAGAATATTCAACAGGGGCATGTCTGTGTCGCCCACCGACAGACGGATGATAATGAAGACTATCGTGCTTATGACACCCTGACATTTTATTTCCAGGCGAAGCATTCAAACCCATTGATATCAATCAGGCTGGGCAGTGATAGTTTGAATTATTACGAGTATACGACAGAGTACAATAATGGGACGATAGGATATAACAACTATCGCCTTTTCAAAGTATCCATGCAGCGTTTTCTCGAGCTCAAAAAACAGAAAGTGAATCCTGCGGATACGATCAGTGATTCAGTACACACGGTGGTAGGGAATCCTTCGCTCTCGAAGAATCAATTTTTGGAAATCAGAATCAGAAATCAATACGTCACCTTGTTGACCGACACCATCTGGTTCAATGATGTCAAATTGAGAGCTCCGAAAAGTGAGGTGGGGAGGATCCTGCGAGGAAACGGTTCACTCAGTTTCGCCGATTTCGCTTCGGTCTCTTTCGCCTTTGATGAGTCGAACGGCCGGTTCAAAAGACTGTCAGAATCCAAAGATATTTCAACGTCCAGCGCCGGCCGCGGCTATTCTTTCAACTCCAATGTATCACTGGATAAATTTTTCCCGAAAACATGGGGGTTCAGTATTCCCGTAGGTTTCAATTATCGCAAGTATACACAGGAGCCGCGTTTTTCAATTGACGCCGACGATATAGAACTCAGTGAAGAAGACCGCAGTGAACAGGTATCCAGAACTTTGATGAAATCATATACGATCCATGCCTCCAAAACGAATTCAAAACACTGGTTTTTGAAGAATACCATAGACAGATTATCCTTTGACCACGATCGTTCCCAGTCATATTCCCGAAGCGCATTGAGCGCCGACACTTCGGACATCAGCAACTACCGTGCCGCCTACACTCTGGATCCGAAATTTGATATTAAATTTTTGAACCAGGTCTTTTCGCCGCTGCCGAAGAATATCAGTTTGAGCGCGCTCTATACCGATAATTCCGTCAAGTCGTATTATCGTACAGACGTGGATTCAGCTTTCAAAGAATCCGAATACGCGACAAGGCGGAAGCGGACTTTAACCCCGTCCTTTTCCGTCACTTATTCTCCGCATGCGATTTTAAACGCCACCTACACTTTTTCCCAGTCACGTGATTCCGTGTTGGGAAGAAAGCGCTATGGAGAAGAGGTGGGAAGAACGCAGAGTGTGAATGCTTCTTTATCAAGGGATTTAAAGATTATTTCACCCCGTTTATACTTCAACTCCAGTTATAATGAAGATTACAGATTCGAGATAAGACAGGATGAAGATTTACGGAATGTATCGAATTCAGGAAGATACGGTTTTGAAGGGCAGGTCAATATCAAAGATATCGTGAGATTTTTTACAAGGCTGCGTGATGAGACAAAAGATTCACTTCAGATAACGGGCTCCCCGGCATGGTTTGCCAAGAAGATCGAGGATTTTATAAACTATTTACAAAATCCTTCTCTTAACTGGTCACGGCAGCGAAGCTCGAGTTATCTGAATGTCAAAGTGCGGCCGGAATTCAGATATCAATGGGGAATAAGTGATTCCATCCCCGCTGATGAGATCGCCCAGGGAAGTTATCCGGGAAGAAGTATGACGGATACCTATGGAGCGTCCTCGGGTTTGAACCTGAAATTTGTCACTGTAAACGGCGGCTACAACGGTACGGTGAACAGAGCCTTTAATTACGGCGGGGATGAAGTTCGGATAAATACAGTGATGTATCCTAATTTAATGGTGAGGATTTTAAGACTGGAATCCCTGCCCTTTTTGAAAAAGTACTGCCGTTCTTCTTCAATCACCACCGGCTTCAATCAAACCCTGGAAAAGAGATATGAAATCCCGTCTGACAGTGCTGCAACATTGACGTCTGATTCAAAAGGGTTGAGTTTTTCACCCCTGGCGAGCTGGCAGTGTAATTGGAAGAGAGGTATTTCCACGAACGTCGATGTTACTTATACGGAAACAAACTCGGTTGATTATGCGGGAGCATCTGAGTCACATTCGCGGATGATAACGAGAGGCGGAACTGCTACAGTAGCATATACCTTTAGTGCACCGCGTGGCATCGGTCTGCCTTTTTTGCACGGTCTTAAATTCACTTCAAATCTTTCAATCAACCTCAGCGTGAATTACAACCGCACGACGAATTATTATAATACCGTTGGCAAACCGACGAATGATACGAGTACCATGGGGACGAATATCGGTTTGTCCTACAACTTTTCCTCGAGCGTGACCGGCGGAGCCAATATCGATTACAGTCGGAATGATGATATGAACAGTGAACAGAATTCCCGTAGGATCGGAGTGAATGCATGGGTGAACATAAACTTTTAGTCATAGTCTTTTCTCTTCTTTTTTTTATTGCCGTCCAACCGGTGTTCGCCAGAAGCCCTTATGATTATCTGGTCGATTTTTGTAAGATCGGGGAACGCGTACCGGGTACTGAGGGACATCAGAGAGCCAAAAATTTTATAGTGGATAATTTAAGCGCCCCTGAAGTCGATTCGTTCTTCACCCGCGGCACGTGGTTCTATAATATCAAACAGAGTTTCCCGGGTGAGTACCGAAGGATCGGTATAGCCGCCCATTGGGATTCTGATGTCGGCTGCCCGGGTGCCAATGACGGCGGTTCGGGAGTGGCGTTGCTCTTGAGTTTGGTGGATACCCTTGAGGTGAACCCCTCGAAGATGGCGGTCGATATAATATTTTTCGACGGGGAAGATGTGGATAAGGCGGATCTCATCGGTTCAGAGCATTTCGCCGCCCGGTGTGTTGATGATTATTCTTTTATCATTGTCGTCGATATGGTGGGAGACGCCGATCTGCAGATCTTTAAAGAAGGCAACTCCACAAAATTTTTCCCTGAGCTGGTCGATTCTCTCTGGGAAATCGGTATGGAGGTGGCGCCGCTGGTTTTCCTTCCGGTGGTGAAATACTACATTAAAGACGATCATATCTCATTGATAAAATACGGTATACGCGCCGTTAATATTATTGATTTTGATTATCCTTATTGGGATTCGAAAGACGATACAGTCGATAAATGCAGTAAAGAAAGTCTTGATACCATGTATAACTTCCTTTTGAAGATCGTATATCCCAGATTTTTATATTGATCGCTGTCGCCGAAGATAAAGCATGAGTCGGAGAGAGACGATAGTTCTTTTGATTATGGTGGCTGTTCTCATCATCATAAATGTCGTCGGTTATATAAGACGGCAGAATTTCAAAAGAAATTACCAGGTGATCGTAGAGGAATCAGCGGTCAGGATCTCAATAAATTACGCTTCAGCCGACGACCTGATGGACCTTCCCGGTATCGGTCCATCGATTGCGGCAAGGATTATTGAATACCGGGAAAAATGCGGAGGATTCCAGAGATTGAGTGATCTGAAAGAAGTCAAAGGGATCGGAGAAAAGCTTTTCCAGAAAATTTTGCCGTATATAGAATTATAAAAAGGAGGAATTATGATTTTATTTTTTTTATGTGTCTTGGGTATAAACCAGAACCAGTTCGATGCCGCAACTGCAGTGCTGAGGTCATATTTTAATTGTGATAACACGGTTGCAACCGTAGGAAGCCGGTATTATGAACCCAGTGAGATGGCCTGCGGAGCCCGGTTACGGTATTTAAATAATTACGAGATACAATATACGCGGGGTGATATTATTATTGGTGACCAGGCTGCAGAGACGCTTTATGTTACTGGCTATTTTTATAATAACGGGAATATAATCATTATCAATGATGGTGTGCTTAATGTTAAGAATGCGGACTTTAATCTTGATGGAAATATCATGATAAGTAATTCAGGGAAGGCGTTCATTGATTCGAGCTCGGCAAAATTTCTACAGCATTACATATATCAATATATAATATCAGTAGTCGACTCAGGGTATTTTTCGCTAACCAATGCAGATACCCGATTTAATGGGTATCCGATTAATGTTTTTCTCCAGGGAGATGCCCGGATATTTATGGATAATGTTGTAAATCAGGACTGGATAACTGCAGTTATTTTTGAACGGGGTAATGTTTTTCTTAATGATGTTGGTATTACCGGGGAATGGCTGTTTGATCATAGCACCTATGCAGAATTTCATAATGTTAATAATTTACTTACCTGGTATTTCTTTAACGATTCTTCTCTTGTGGACTTCGTCTTTCCTGCAGGTGATACTGTTTATGGATATTATTTTGATTCAACATTGAGCGGTGTTAGTGGTGTTGGTTATCATGTTGAGATTGACAGTTCAACAGATTGTATGTGGGCGGTGATACCACTGAGGGGTTCTGATATAACGATAAATGATTCTGAATTGCGGGTTACGGGTCTAATGTTTGAAGGTGTTGATTCCTTTGATATTTCCGGTCTGGTGAATGGTCTTCATTATAATGATTATGTACTGCCGATTACTGATCGTAATTATCACCTGATTAATACCTCAGTCCAGACCTGGAATCTGTATCCGAGTGATTCCAGTTATGTACACCTGACAAGTTCGATATTTGGAGAATTGTGTGGTTTTGCAAATAGTTATACTGTGATTGAAAATGCTTTTTGTGACGGTAGTGGCGGTCATATTGAGGCAAGCAGTAATGCCTTTGTTTGTGTTGTACTTTCAAGCATTATGACAGATGTTATAACGAAAGATCACGGCATTTGTTTCCTCGGCTATTGTTCAATGCCCTTAGGCCATATCTGGATTACTGGCTCTTCCGTGGGAATAATCGTTAACAGCCAATTCCCTGAGGAACCGGTTGTTTCTGATACTTCGATTGTCTTCGTCGCTGCGGTCACAGCTCCGTCCGAAGCCAGCGTGGACGATACCGTCGGAATCATCGGTTCCGCCTGGGTTGATGTGGGTCCATATCAACCTCTGGATTTTGACCATTACCAGCTCTTTTATCGGCTGGCAGGTGATTCTGTGTGGTCCCCTGTAGCAGGGCAGAGGTATGTAGAGGTCCGCTGGGATACACTCGATTATTGGAATACAGCGGGTTTGGTTCCGGGTGACTATGAAGTCAGATTGGTTTTGAAAGATACGGCGGGTGATAGTGTTGAGGCGTTG encodes:
- a CDS encoding M28 family peptidase — its product is MGEHKLLVIVFSLLFFIAVQPVFARSPYDYLVDFCKIGERVPGTEGHQRAKNFIVDNLSAPEVDSFFTRGTWFYNIKQSFPGEYRRIGIAAHWDSDVGCPGANDGGSGVALLLSLVDTLEVNPSKMAVDIIFFDGEDVDKADLIGSEHFAARCVDDYSFIIVVDMVGDADLQIFKEGNSTKFFPELVDSLWEIGMEVAPLVFLPVVKYYIKDDHISLIKYGIRAVNIIDFDYPYWDSKDDTVDKCSKESLDTMYNFLLKIVYPRFLY
- a CDS encoding helix-hairpin-helix domain-containing protein; this encodes MSRRETIVLLIMVAVLIIINVVGYIRRQNFKRNYQVIVEESAVRISINYASADDLMDLPGIGPSIAARIIEYREKCGGFQRLSDLKEVKGIGEKLFQKILPYIEL